In Rhodopirellula sp. P2, the DNA window CAACCGGCTGCAACCGTCGATTGATAGCTCCTCAACAGCTGCTGCGTTTGGGTCAACCGAATGCCGCCCATGAGTGAAACCATCGACAACTGAGCGGACAGCACAGCAAAGAACGCGATCACCATGCACGGCACCAGAATCCAAGTCAACGTGGCCCCCAGTCGAAGTCCAAACTGAATCGCGATCACGCGACTGAACAACAACACTCGCCAAATCGACACGATCGACAACAACGCCAGGTTGAAACGCAACGAGGTCATTTCATCCGCCATGACCTCGATTGGAATCGCGTACAACCACGCCAGCGGAGCGGTCATCCAGTATCCGGTCAGAAAGATTCGGTAGTCACGAATCAAGCTGTGCTTTGAATCTCGCTTCACACCTGTCAGCGCCAAACAGATCTGCACCGCAATGAACAAGACCGTGCAGATCACCAACGACGCAGCAAACGGACCGAGCAAGTCCTGGGGTGCATCCAACCAACTGACCGCGTCATATTCGCGCGCCATGGAAGCGGTCGCGACCAGAGCCAGCCCCAAAGTGAGTGACCAAGGACTGCGAAGCACCCGCCGAATGGAAGACTCCACCCCCAACAAAAACAGTAACGGATCTCGCAATCGCAACGTCATTGGATCACTCTCTGCTGAATCATTCATGCCTGGTTTCCTAGGGTGCGTCGGGAGGATCGAATCCGCTTTTGAATCGTATCACGGCGTGCCTGAGCCTCGGGCCGAAACACTCGTCCCACCAATTCGTTGAACTCGCTTTGCAACTGCTCGGCCGTCATTTGGTCTGGCTGATACACGACGTCGAACAACGTGTAACGAGAAAAATCGCCGGGCAACAATCGCTGCGATCGCAACAACGATGCGTACAGGCTGGTCCCAGGAAACGGCGTTTGCAACGTCAACTGAATTTCACCCATCGGAGCTTCCTCTAAGAAGTCCCCCAGTCTTTCGATCGACTCCGGTGTTTCGCCATCCGCTCCGACGATCAAGCAACCGTTGACCACAATCCCCGCCTCTTGGATGGCATCAACCGCTTCCAACATGCGTTGCCAATCCGCGTTCTTGGCTCCCATGCCGGGATAGCGAAACACGTTGGATTCCAAGCCGATCAAGATCTGCCGACAACCGCTCTCGGCGATATGCGAAAGCAGTTGCGGCTGATTGGCAATTCGCCAATCCGATTCAGTGAACCATCGGGCCCCGTGCCGCCGCAATGATTCCAACATCGGCCCATGGTCGCGTCCGCTGGCGAATGTGTTGTCGTCCGCCAACTCAATCCAAGGTCGCGACTTCTGACTCGAGATCGCCCCCATCTCCGCTTCGAACCGTTCGTCCGGCTTGACTCTCGCCGGCCCCAGCATTCGGCTCGCAGCGCAGAAGGAACACGCCCATGGACAACCTCGCATCGATTGAATGGTGTACCGCGGCGGCGAATGCTCGCCCAACAAATCCCAACGCGGAAGCGGCGAATCCGCGAGCGAGAAGGAT includes these proteins:
- a CDS encoding B12-binding domain-containing radical SAM protein, coding for MPKPKLTLVSMSGLRVGHEELLQRGLKLPGLARRASALSQLPPLGLLTIAGLVPETWDIELVLDDGATDEREVAERILLGTSSPVQPAVVAFSALTPSADRAARISEFVRRHNVTTVIGGLHATAAPEHCRPHFDVVVQGDGESTFAKLLADVTEGRLARSYQADGSFSLADSPLPRWDLLGEHSPPRYTIQSMRGCPWACSFCAASRMLGPARVKPDERFEAEMGAISSQKSRPWIELADDNTFASGRDHGPMLESLRRHGARWFTESDWRIANQPQLLSHIAESGCRQILIGLESNVFRYPGMGAKNADWQRMLEAVDAIQEAGIVVNGCLIVGADGETPESIERLGDFLEEAPMGEIQLTLQTPFPGTSLYASLLRSQRLLPGDFSRYTLFDVVYQPDQMTAEQLQSEFNELVGRVFRPEAQARRDTIQKRIRSSRRTLGNQA